From Onychostoma macrolepis isolate SWU-2019 chromosome 19, ASM1243209v1, whole genome shotgun sequence, a single genomic window includes:
- the LOC131525486 gene encoding electrogenic aspartate/glutamate antiporter SLC25A13, mitochondrial isoform X2, which yields MCLSLQVMIKRADPAELKSIFLKYASVEKNGEHYMSPEDFVSKFLHAQTDIQLSKEATGLLAGVVDQTKDGLISFQEFLAFESVLCAPDALFMVAFQLFDKTGNGIATFEDVKQVFGQTTIHQHISFNWNSEFVQLHFGAERKKHLNYGEFTQFLLEMQLEHARQAFMQRDKAKTGTITALDFRDIMVTIRPHMLTPFVEESLVAAAGGSTSHQVSFSYFNGFNSLLNNMELIRKIYTTLAGNRKDVEVTKEEFIIAAQRFGQVTPMEVDILFQLADLSEPRGRVGLVDIEMIAPLEEGALPYNLAEIQRQQSGGDVSRSVLVQAAESAYRFALGSVAGAVGATAVYPIDLVKTRMQNQRSSGSFMDELMYKNSFDCFKKVVRYEGFFGLYRGLVPQLLGVAPEKAIKLTVNDFVRGKTMQKDGRVPLPAEIMAGGCAGGSQVIFTNPLEIVKIRLQVAGEITTGPRVSALSVIRDLGFFGLYKGAKACFLRDIPFSAIYFPCYAHTKAALTDEDGRVGPGRLLLAGALAGMPAASLVTPADVIKTRLQVAARAGQTTYNGLIDCFWKILQEEGPRAFWKGAGARVFRSSPQFGVTLVTYELLQRWFYIDFGGQKPAGAEPTPKSRISLPAPNADHIGGFRLAVATFAGIESKFGLHLPRFRVYAAPHV from the exons ATGTGTTTGTCTCTACAGGTAATGATAAAGAGGGCTGATCCAGCAGAGCTCAAGTCTATTTTCTTGAAG TACGCCAGTGTGGAGAAGAATGGAGAGCACTACATGTCCCCAGAGGACTTTGTGTCCAAGTTCCTTCACGCACAAACAGACATACAGCTTTCCAAGGAGGCCACCGGTTTACTGGCAGGTGTTGTGGACCAGACCAAAGATGG GTTGATCTCCTTCCAGGAGTTTCTGGCTTTTGAGTCGGTGCTGTGCGCTCCGGATGCTCTCTTCATGGTTGCCTTCCAGCTCTTTGACAAAACTGGAAACGGAATTGCCACTTTTG AGGATGTGAAACAAGTTTTCGGTCAGACCACTATTCACCAGCACATCTCCTTTAACTGGAACTCAGAATTTGTTCAGCTCCACTTTGGCGCCGAGAGGAAGAAACACCTTAACTACGGGGAGTTCACTCAGTTTCTGCTG GAGATGCAGCTAGAACATGCCAGACAGGCTTTTATGCAAAGAGACAAGGCCAAGACAGGCACCATTACCGCTCTGGACTTCAGGGACATCATGGTGACCATCAGACCCCACATGCTTACACCATTTGTGGAGGAATCCTTAGTTGCA GCGGCCGGTGGCAGTACGTCACATCAGGTCAGCTTTTCCTACTTTAATGGCTTCAACTCTCTGCTAAACAACATGGAGCTCATTAGGAAGATCTACACCACCCTGGCAGGCAACCGCAAAGATGTGGAAGTTACTAAAG AGGAGTTCATCATTGCTGCCCAGAGGTTTGGCCAGGTGACCCCTATGGAAGTGGACATCCTGTTCCAGCTGGCTGACCTGTCTGAGCCGAGAGG GCGTGTTGGTTTAGTTGACATTGAGATGATTGCACCTCTGGAGGAGGGAGCTCTTCCTTACAACCTTGCCGAGATTCAAAGACAG CAGTCTGGTGGGGATGTGTCTCGCTCCGTTCTGGTTCAGGCTGCCGAGTCGGCGTACAGGTTCGCCCTGGGCTCTGTGGCTGGAG CCGTGGGTGCCACTGCCGTGTACCCTATTGACCTGGTGAAGACCCGCATGCAGAACCAGCGTTCTTCAGGTTCCTTTATGGACGAGCTGATGTACAAGAACAGCTTTGACTGTTTCAAGAAGGTCGTACGCTACGAGGGCTTCTTCGGCCTCTACAGAG GCCTCGTACCGCAGCTTCTGGGCGTGGCTCCCGAGAAAGCCATAAAGCTTACA GTGAATGACTTTGTGAGAGGAAAGACTATGCAAAAAGACGGCAGAGTTCCTTTACCTGCTGAAATCATGGCTGGCGGATGT GCTGGGGGATCTCAGGTGATCTTCACAAACCCTCTGGAGATTGTAAAGATCCGACTGCAGGTGGCAGGAGAAATCACCACAGGGCCACGCGTCAGCGCTCTCTCTGTCATCCGTGACCTGGGTTTCTTCGGTCTGTACAAG GGTGCAAAAGCCTGTTTCCTGAGAGACATCCCCTTCTCGGCCATCTACTTCCCCTGCTACGCACACACCAAGGCGGCCCTGACTGATGAAGACGGGCGAGTGGGACCTGGCAGGCTTTTGCTGGCAGGGGCGCTGGCGG GCATGCCTGCCGCATCCCTGGTGACCCCTGCTGATGTTATCAAGACCCGGTTACAAGTGGCTGCCCGTGCAGGCCAGACCACGTACAATGGACTCATTGACTGTTTCTGGAAGATTCTTCAGGAGGAAGGGCCTCGTGCCTTCTGGAAAGGAGCTGGAG CACGTGTGTTTCGCTCCTCGCCTCAGTTTGGAGTGACTCTAGTGACCTATGAGCTCCTGCAGAGGTGGTTCTACATAGACTTCGGTGGACA
- the LOC131525486 gene encoding electrogenic aspartate/glutamate antiporter SLC25A13, mitochondrial isoform X4 gives MELIYASVEKNGEHYMSPEDFVSKFLHAQTDIQLSKEATGLLAGVVDQTKDGLISFQEFLAFESVLCAPDALFMVAFQLFDKTGNGIATFEDVKQVFGQTTIHQHISFNWNSEFVQLHFGAERKKHLNYGEFTQFLLEMQLEHARQAFMQRDKAKTGTITALDFRDIMVTIRPHMLTPFVEESLVAAAGGSTSHQVSFSYFNGFNSLLNNMELIRKIYTTLAGNRKDVEVTKEEFIIAAQRFGQVTPMEVDILFQLADLSEPRGRVGLVDIEMIAPLEEGALPYNLAEIQRQQSGGDVSRSVLVQAAESAYRFALGSVAGAVGATAVYPIDLVKTRMQNQRSSGSFMDELMYKNSFDCFKKVVRYEGFFGLYRGLVPQLLGVAPEKAIKLTVNDFVRGKTMQKDGRVPLPAEIMAGGCAGGSQVIFTNPLEIVKIRLQVAGEITTGPRVSALSVIRDLGFFGLYKGAKACFLRDIPFSAIYFPCYAHTKAALTDEDGRVGPGRLLLAGALAGMPAASLVTPADVIKTRLQVAARAGQTTYNGLIDCFWKILQEEGPRAFWKGAGARVFRSSPQFGVTLVTYELLQRWFYIDFGGQKPAGAEPTPKSRISLPAPNADHIGGFRLAVATFAGIESKFGLHLPRFRVYAAPHV, from the exons ATGGAACTCATA TACGCCAGTGTGGAGAAGAATGGAGAGCACTACATGTCCCCAGAGGACTTTGTGTCCAAGTTCCTTCACGCACAAACAGACATACAGCTTTCCAAGGAGGCCACCGGTTTACTGGCAGGTGTTGTGGACCAGACCAAAGATGG GTTGATCTCCTTCCAGGAGTTTCTGGCTTTTGAGTCGGTGCTGTGCGCTCCGGATGCTCTCTTCATGGTTGCCTTCCAGCTCTTTGACAAAACTGGAAACGGAATTGCCACTTTTG AGGATGTGAAACAAGTTTTCGGTCAGACCACTATTCACCAGCACATCTCCTTTAACTGGAACTCAGAATTTGTTCAGCTCCACTTTGGCGCCGAGAGGAAGAAACACCTTAACTACGGGGAGTTCACTCAGTTTCTGCTG GAGATGCAGCTAGAACATGCCAGACAGGCTTTTATGCAAAGAGACAAGGCCAAGACAGGCACCATTACCGCTCTGGACTTCAGGGACATCATGGTGACCATCAGACCCCACATGCTTACACCATTTGTGGAGGAATCCTTAGTTGCA GCGGCCGGTGGCAGTACGTCACATCAGGTCAGCTTTTCCTACTTTAATGGCTTCAACTCTCTGCTAAACAACATGGAGCTCATTAGGAAGATCTACACCACCCTGGCAGGCAACCGCAAAGATGTGGAAGTTACTAAAG AGGAGTTCATCATTGCTGCCCAGAGGTTTGGCCAGGTGACCCCTATGGAAGTGGACATCCTGTTCCAGCTGGCTGACCTGTCTGAGCCGAGAGG GCGTGTTGGTTTAGTTGACATTGAGATGATTGCACCTCTGGAGGAGGGAGCTCTTCCTTACAACCTTGCCGAGATTCAAAGACAG CAGTCTGGTGGGGATGTGTCTCGCTCCGTTCTGGTTCAGGCTGCCGAGTCGGCGTACAGGTTCGCCCTGGGCTCTGTGGCTGGAG CCGTGGGTGCCACTGCCGTGTACCCTATTGACCTGGTGAAGACCCGCATGCAGAACCAGCGTTCTTCAGGTTCCTTTATGGACGAGCTGATGTACAAGAACAGCTTTGACTGTTTCAAGAAGGTCGTACGCTACGAGGGCTTCTTCGGCCTCTACAGAG GCCTCGTACCGCAGCTTCTGGGCGTGGCTCCCGAGAAAGCCATAAAGCTTACA GTGAATGACTTTGTGAGAGGAAAGACTATGCAAAAAGACGGCAGAGTTCCTTTACCTGCTGAAATCATGGCTGGCGGATGT GCTGGGGGATCTCAGGTGATCTTCACAAACCCTCTGGAGATTGTAAAGATCCGACTGCAGGTGGCAGGAGAAATCACCACAGGGCCACGCGTCAGCGCTCTCTCTGTCATCCGTGACCTGGGTTTCTTCGGTCTGTACAAG GGTGCAAAAGCCTGTTTCCTGAGAGACATCCCCTTCTCGGCCATCTACTTCCCCTGCTACGCACACACCAAGGCGGCCCTGACTGATGAAGACGGGCGAGTGGGACCTGGCAGGCTTTTGCTGGCAGGGGCGCTGGCGG GCATGCCTGCCGCATCCCTGGTGACCCCTGCTGATGTTATCAAGACCCGGTTACAAGTGGCTGCCCGTGCAGGCCAGACCACGTACAATGGACTCATTGACTGTTTCTGGAAGATTCTTCAGGAGGAAGGGCCTCGTGCCTTCTGGAAAGGAGCTGGAG CACGTGTGTTTCGCTCCTCGCCTCAGTTTGGAGTGACTCTAGTGACCTATGAGCTCCTGCAGAGGTGGTTCTACATAGACTTCGGTGGACA
- the LOC131525486 gene encoding electrogenic aspartate/glutamate antiporter SLC25A13, mitochondrial isoform X3, with product MAAKVMIKRADPAELKSIFLKYASVEKNGEHYMSPEDFVSKFLHAQTDIQLSKEATGLLAGVVDQTKDGLISFQEFLAFESVLCAPDALFMVAFQLFDKTGNGIATFEDVKQVFGQTTIHQHISFNWNSEFVQLHFGAERKKHLNYGEFTQFLLEMQLEHARQAFMQRDKAKTGTITALDFRDIMVTIRPHMLTPFVEESLVAAAGGSTSHQVSFSYFNGFNSLLNNMELIRKIYTTLAGNRKDVEVTKEEFIIAAQRFGQVTPMEVDILFQLADLSEPRGRVGLVDIEMIAPLEEGALPYNLAEIQRQQSGGDVSRSVLVQAAESAYRFALGSVAGAVGATAVYPIDLVKTRMQNQRSSGSFMDELMYKNSFDCFKKVVRYEGFFGLYRGLVPQLLGVAPEKAIKLTVNDFVRGKTMQKDGRVPLPAEIMAGGCAGGSQVIFTNPLEIVKIRLQVAGEITTGPRVSALSVIRDLGFFGLYKGAKACFLRDIPFSAIYFPCYAHTKAALTDEDGRVGPGRLLLAGALAGMPAASLVTPADVIKTRLQVAARAGQTTYNGLIDCFWKILQEEGPRAFWKGAGARVFRSSPQFGVTLVTYELLQRWFYIDFGGQKPAGAEPTPKSRISLPAPNADHIGGFRLAVATFAGIESKFGLHLPRFRVYAAPHV from the exons ATGGCAGCAAAG GTAATGATAAAGAGGGCTGATCCAGCAGAGCTCAAGTCTATTTTCTTGAAG TACGCCAGTGTGGAGAAGAATGGAGAGCACTACATGTCCCCAGAGGACTTTGTGTCCAAGTTCCTTCACGCACAAACAGACATACAGCTTTCCAAGGAGGCCACCGGTTTACTGGCAGGTGTTGTGGACCAGACCAAAGATGG GTTGATCTCCTTCCAGGAGTTTCTGGCTTTTGAGTCGGTGCTGTGCGCTCCGGATGCTCTCTTCATGGTTGCCTTCCAGCTCTTTGACAAAACTGGAAACGGAATTGCCACTTTTG AGGATGTGAAACAAGTTTTCGGTCAGACCACTATTCACCAGCACATCTCCTTTAACTGGAACTCAGAATTTGTTCAGCTCCACTTTGGCGCCGAGAGGAAGAAACACCTTAACTACGGGGAGTTCACTCAGTTTCTGCTG GAGATGCAGCTAGAACATGCCAGACAGGCTTTTATGCAAAGAGACAAGGCCAAGACAGGCACCATTACCGCTCTGGACTTCAGGGACATCATGGTGACCATCAGACCCCACATGCTTACACCATTTGTGGAGGAATCCTTAGTTGCA GCGGCCGGTGGCAGTACGTCACATCAGGTCAGCTTTTCCTACTTTAATGGCTTCAACTCTCTGCTAAACAACATGGAGCTCATTAGGAAGATCTACACCACCCTGGCAGGCAACCGCAAAGATGTGGAAGTTACTAAAG AGGAGTTCATCATTGCTGCCCAGAGGTTTGGCCAGGTGACCCCTATGGAAGTGGACATCCTGTTCCAGCTGGCTGACCTGTCTGAGCCGAGAGG GCGTGTTGGTTTAGTTGACATTGAGATGATTGCACCTCTGGAGGAGGGAGCTCTTCCTTACAACCTTGCCGAGATTCAAAGACAG CAGTCTGGTGGGGATGTGTCTCGCTCCGTTCTGGTTCAGGCTGCCGAGTCGGCGTACAGGTTCGCCCTGGGCTCTGTGGCTGGAG CCGTGGGTGCCACTGCCGTGTACCCTATTGACCTGGTGAAGACCCGCATGCAGAACCAGCGTTCTTCAGGTTCCTTTATGGACGAGCTGATGTACAAGAACAGCTTTGACTGTTTCAAGAAGGTCGTACGCTACGAGGGCTTCTTCGGCCTCTACAGAG GCCTCGTACCGCAGCTTCTGGGCGTGGCTCCCGAGAAAGCCATAAAGCTTACA GTGAATGACTTTGTGAGAGGAAAGACTATGCAAAAAGACGGCAGAGTTCCTTTACCTGCTGAAATCATGGCTGGCGGATGT GCTGGGGGATCTCAGGTGATCTTCACAAACCCTCTGGAGATTGTAAAGATCCGACTGCAGGTGGCAGGAGAAATCACCACAGGGCCACGCGTCAGCGCTCTCTCTGTCATCCGTGACCTGGGTTTCTTCGGTCTGTACAAG GGTGCAAAAGCCTGTTTCCTGAGAGACATCCCCTTCTCGGCCATCTACTTCCCCTGCTACGCACACACCAAGGCGGCCCTGACTGATGAAGACGGGCGAGTGGGACCTGGCAGGCTTTTGCTGGCAGGGGCGCTGGCGG GCATGCCTGCCGCATCCCTGGTGACCCCTGCTGATGTTATCAAGACCCGGTTACAAGTGGCTGCCCGTGCAGGCCAGACCACGTACAATGGACTCATTGACTGTTTCTGGAAGATTCTTCAGGAGGAAGGGCCTCGTGCCTTCTGGAAAGGAGCTGGAG CACGTGTGTTTCGCTCCTCGCCTCAGTTTGGAGTGACTCTAGTGACCTATGAGCTCCTGCAGAGGTGGTTCTACATAGACTTCGGTGGACA
- the LOC131525486 gene encoding electrogenic aspartate/glutamate antiporter SLC25A13, mitochondrial isoform X1: protein MLNILEVMIKRADPAELKSIFLKYASVEKNGEHYMSPEDFVSKFLHAQTDIQLSKEATGLLAGVVDQTKDGLISFQEFLAFESVLCAPDALFMVAFQLFDKTGNGIATFEDVKQVFGQTTIHQHISFNWNSEFVQLHFGAERKKHLNYGEFTQFLLEMQLEHARQAFMQRDKAKTGTITALDFRDIMVTIRPHMLTPFVEESLVAAAGGSTSHQVSFSYFNGFNSLLNNMELIRKIYTTLAGNRKDVEVTKEEFIIAAQRFGQVTPMEVDILFQLADLSEPRGRVGLVDIEMIAPLEEGALPYNLAEIQRQQSGGDVSRSVLVQAAESAYRFALGSVAGAVGATAVYPIDLVKTRMQNQRSSGSFMDELMYKNSFDCFKKVVRYEGFFGLYRGLVPQLLGVAPEKAIKLTVNDFVRGKTMQKDGRVPLPAEIMAGGCAGGSQVIFTNPLEIVKIRLQVAGEITTGPRVSALSVIRDLGFFGLYKGAKACFLRDIPFSAIYFPCYAHTKAALTDEDGRVGPGRLLLAGALAGMPAASLVTPADVIKTRLQVAARAGQTTYNGLIDCFWKILQEEGPRAFWKGAGARVFRSSPQFGVTLVTYELLQRWFYIDFGGQKPAGAEPTPKSRISLPAPNADHIGGFRLAVATFAGIESKFGLHLPRFRVYAAPHV, encoded by the exons atgctaaacattcttgaa GTAATGATAAAGAGGGCTGATCCAGCAGAGCTCAAGTCTATTTTCTTGAAG TACGCCAGTGTGGAGAAGAATGGAGAGCACTACATGTCCCCAGAGGACTTTGTGTCCAAGTTCCTTCACGCACAAACAGACATACAGCTTTCCAAGGAGGCCACCGGTTTACTGGCAGGTGTTGTGGACCAGACCAAAGATGG GTTGATCTCCTTCCAGGAGTTTCTGGCTTTTGAGTCGGTGCTGTGCGCTCCGGATGCTCTCTTCATGGTTGCCTTCCAGCTCTTTGACAAAACTGGAAACGGAATTGCCACTTTTG AGGATGTGAAACAAGTTTTCGGTCAGACCACTATTCACCAGCACATCTCCTTTAACTGGAACTCAGAATTTGTTCAGCTCCACTTTGGCGCCGAGAGGAAGAAACACCTTAACTACGGGGAGTTCACTCAGTTTCTGCTG GAGATGCAGCTAGAACATGCCAGACAGGCTTTTATGCAAAGAGACAAGGCCAAGACAGGCACCATTACCGCTCTGGACTTCAGGGACATCATGGTGACCATCAGACCCCACATGCTTACACCATTTGTGGAGGAATCCTTAGTTGCA GCGGCCGGTGGCAGTACGTCACATCAGGTCAGCTTTTCCTACTTTAATGGCTTCAACTCTCTGCTAAACAACATGGAGCTCATTAGGAAGATCTACACCACCCTGGCAGGCAACCGCAAAGATGTGGAAGTTACTAAAG AGGAGTTCATCATTGCTGCCCAGAGGTTTGGCCAGGTGACCCCTATGGAAGTGGACATCCTGTTCCAGCTGGCTGACCTGTCTGAGCCGAGAGG GCGTGTTGGTTTAGTTGACATTGAGATGATTGCACCTCTGGAGGAGGGAGCTCTTCCTTACAACCTTGCCGAGATTCAAAGACAG CAGTCTGGTGGGGATGTGTCTCGCTCCGTTCTGGTTCAGGCTGCCGAGTCGGCGTACAGGTTCGCCCTGGGCTCTGTGGCTGGAG CCGTGGGTGCCACTGCCGTGTACCCTATTGACCTGGTGAAGACCCGCATGCAGAACCAGCGTTCTTCAGGTTCCTTTATGGACGAGCTGATGTACAAGAACAGCTTTGACTGTTTCAAGAAGGTCGTACGCTACGAGGGCTTCTTCGGCCTCTACAGAG GCCTCGTACCGCAGCTTCTGGGCGTGGCTCCCGAGAAAGCCATAAAGCTTACA GTGAATGACTTTGTGAGAGGAAAGACTATGCAAAAAGACGGCAGAGTTCCTTTACCTGCTGAAATCATGGCTGGCGGATGT GCTGGGGGATCTCAGGTGATCTTCACAAACCCTCTGGAGATTGTAAAGATCCGACTGCAGGTGGCAGGAGAAATCACCACAGGGCCACGCGTCAGCGCTCTCTCTGTCATCCGTGACCTGGGTTTCTTCGGTCTGTACAAG GGTGCAAAAGCCTGTTTCCTGAGAGACATCCCCTTCTCGGCCATCTACTTCCCCTGCTACGCACACACCAAGGCGGCCCTGACTGATGAAGACGGGCGAGTGGGACCTGGCAGGCTTTTGCTGGCAGGGGCGCTGGCGG GCATGCCTGCCGCATCCCTGGTGACCCCTGCTGATGTTATCAAGACCCGGTTACAAGTGGCTGCCCGTGCAGGCCAGACCACGTACAATGGACTCATTGACTGTTTCTGGAAGATTCTTCAGGAGGAAGGGCCTCGTGCCTTCTGGAAAGGAGCTGGAG CACGTGTGTTTCGCTCCTCGCCTCAGTTTGGAGTGACTCTAGTGACCTATGAGCTCCTGCAGAGGTGGTTCTACATAGACTTCGGTGGACA